The window TGACTGTGCAGGCTTCGCCATGCTGATGCAGTTGTCCAACGCCAGGTATCGTTGGCCTATAGCTGTCATTCTCATCTCCGTCTCTCTTGACTGGGCCAGGGCGGTGGGCGCTGCGAGCATGGTGGCGCCTAGGGTACCGAGACCAACAGTCGCGCGTGTTTCTTGGCTGAGTGTGCTGGTAGCTTGAGTCGGCATCTCCCTGGAGATTAGCAGGGAAAGGAAGTCGAGGGCCCAGTTTGATGTTGCCAGGGCGGCTTGGGTTTGTTGAAGGAGTTCAGCCCGTACGGCGTTAATATCCGGGGTTTCGGTCGACTCCTCAGCTTCGGTCTCGGCAGGTTCCTCGGCCTCGTTGGAATCGGCCATTTCAACATCATTCTGACCATCTTTCTGTTCAGCAGCGGCGGCTTTGGCTCTTCGAGCTGCTACCATGGCTTGGATGCCGCCAGGTTGTGAGCGTGCCCGGGCCCAGAATTCAGCGATATTTTGAGGGCCTCTTGGCTTTGCCGCTGGCGGTTGCAGGTTAAAGGGTCGGTCGTCCATAATGGCGACTTTATGAGGTCCTCTTTATGATGAATGAAAATGTGCCATGTGCCTTGGTGCTATGTAGAATGCTCTTATAACTGGCGATACGATGGTTGTTGATACCTGCCCGTTGATGTTCACAGTTGGCGGTGGAGTGTGCACCAATGAAGAGTTAGTCTGTTGCCTGAAGCGGTTAGCGTGGAAGCTGCGGAATGGGGGTCAGAGCaggagagaaaaggaaacTGATAGGGAATCGATGGCCGGCTGGACTTGTTTAGGAGCCGCTCAGAGACTCAATCTTATCAACCTCTCTTCTCACGATAAAACTGTGAGTCGTCCTTGGGAATTGTCTTCAAGGCTGCGTGATTCCGATGAAAGTTTGAACCACAATATCTTGGATCAAGTTGTTTGATGTGAGTTGGAAGCTGCAAGCTGTAGTCGCGACCGATGAGGCTTGAGATGCTCCGTAAGGTGGGGCCGAAGTGACCCTCCCACTCGAGCTCCAGGGTCCCCCGCTGCTCCCAGAAATCTCAAAAACCACCTCAGCTCCCAAATTATGTCATTGCTCTGACTACCCACGGAGTCTTTGATCCCAGAAACCCCTCACCTGGCGATGCAACCAACAGGGCGCAGGAGGTGCAGAcgttggggagagggagcaaGGGACCATGTGAGGGATATTTGACATGTGCGACACCGGCGCTTTTTAACTGGTGAGATGTTGTCCAGTCTGAGGTGAGGAACCAAAGCTAGGGTAGGTAAAGAGAAGAGCGGGAGCTGTGCCCTGGAAACCACCCCGCGCTCCCCGATAAGATAAGAGCTCCTGCCCACTGCCCACTAGACTGGGCTCTTCCCACTGGGTTGGCCAAGGGAGGCACTCGTCAGCTGCAGTTGGCGCGAGCGTGGTGCTGATATCCTCGAACCTCATCCGATTCTCCGTTTTCTGATTTCCTGTCTTCCCAACATTCAAAAAGGCCAGATTAACCGTGCCCCGCCtgctctcttcctccaatTCTTACCCCCCTTGGTACTACTGAATATCCCTACGTACTCTCACACCGGGCTCCTTTGCGGCCTGGAGCATGCCTTTACCTGACACACGCTTTTTACTTCGGCCTTTCTCCATCGTCATCTATCCGATCTGGACGCTACTGGCCTTTTTCTACcgccactcccccctccgTTTCCTTTCCTCGACTCTCCAGCCCCTTTTCGGACTTCGCAACACCACTGACATTGACCCCGAGACACCCGAGCCAACATCTACTACCAACATGTCGGCCAAGAAGAAAATCGCCATCATGACCTCGGGAGGTGACTCCCCAGGCATGAACGGCGTGGTGCGCGCCTGTGTGCGCATGGCCATCCACATGGGCTGTGACGCCTATTGCATCTACGAAGGGTACGAGGGCTTGGTCCGTGGCGGTGACCTCATCCGGAAGATGAATTGGTACGATGTCCGCGGGTGGCTCTCCGAGGGCGGTACTCTCATTGGAACCGCCCGGTGCATGGCCTTTTTCGAACGCGCTGGTcgccttgctgctgccaagaacATGATTCTACACGGCATTgacgccctcatcatctGCGGAGGAGATGGTTCCCTGACTGGCGCGGATCGATTCCGTGCCGAATGGCCCTCGCTGCTCGACGAACTCGCTGCCAATGGCGAATTTACCACCCAGGAGCTTCAGCCATTCAGACATCTCAACATTGTCGGTCTTGTCGGTTCCATTGACAACGATCTCTCTGGTACAGATGCCACTATTGGTTGCTACTCTGCGCTTGCAAGAATCTGCTATGCTGTCGATCTCATCGAGGCGACAGCCTCTTCCCATTCCCGCGCTTTCGTCGTCGAGGTCATGGGGCGGCATTGTGGCTGGCTTGCTTTGATGGCCGGTGTTGCGACGGGTGCCGATTTCATATTTATTCCGGAGAAACCTAGGGAAGACAACTGGAGAGAGGAAATGTGCAGCATCGTTGAGCATGTAAGTACACCCTCCTCTGGGACGTCGTTCTGTTCTGGCTGAAGCTAAACGAGTCAACGACAGCATCGCAAAATCGGCAAGCGGAAAACGATCGTGATCATTGCCGAGGGAGCACTCGACAGAGAGGGGAACAAGATCACCCCGGCAATGGTCAAGGATCTTCTTGCGGACAAGGACGGCCTCGGACTCGACACCAGAATCACGACATTGGGCCACGTTCAGAGAGGCGGGACAGCTGTTGCTTACGACCGTATGCTGGCGACACTGCAAGGTGTTGAAGCCGTCAAGGCTGTTCTCGAGGCCACCCCTGAGACAAAGACCTGCGTCATTGCCATCACCGAGAACAAGATTGTCAGAAAGCCCCTTATGGATGCGGTACAAGACACCAAGAAGGTGGCCAAGGCAATCGAACGGCAGGACTTTGAGGAGGCCATGGGTCTACGGGACGCCGAGTTCTCGGAGCAATACAAGTCGTTCATGATGACTACGGCGGTCCAAGTAGACAAGGAACTGTTGCTGCCAGAGAAGGAAGTACGGCTCCCCTCTCTCCACTCGCAGGTTTCTTGGGTGCTGACAGACTTTACAGAGAATGAGGATTGGGTTCATCAATGTCGGCGCGCCCGCCGGCGGTATGAACGCTGCAGTGCGCGCTGGTGTAGCCTACTGCTTGTCCCGAGGGCACGAGCCGATGGCGATTTACAACGGCTTCGCCGGATTTGCCCGGCATCATGCCGACAACCCTGGAGCTGTCCGACCCTTCAACTGGCTTGAGGTGGACGGATGGGCCAGCAAAGGTGGCTCGGAAATTGGAACGAACCGCGAGCTTCCAGGCGAGTCCGGCATGGAGACCATTGCCAACTTGATTGAGCAGTACAAGTTTGACGCTTTGTTCCTCATTGGCGGTTTCGAAGCTTTCCATGCTGTCTCTCAGTTGCGCAAGGCTAGGGATCAGTATCCATCCCTGTGCATCCCCATGACATTACTCcccgccaccatctccaacaatGTGCCAGGGACAGAATACTCGCTCGGTTCGGATACTTGTCTGAACGAACTGGTCGAGTATTGcgacaagatcaagcagTCTGCCTCGGCTACCCGGAGACGTGTCTTTGTCATTGAGACGCAAGGTGGACGCTCTGGCTACGTTGCGACACTCggtggtcttggtgttggtgcgTCGGCTGTGTACACCCCGGAAGAGGGTGTCAGCCTCGATATGCTCGCTGCGGACGTGCGCCATCTCAAAAACGTCTTCGCCCACGACCAGGGCCAGAGCCGTGCCGGTCGCCTCATCTTGATCAACGAGAAGGCTTCCAAGGTGTACAATGCCAAGTTGATTGCCGACATCCTCCGCGAAGAGTCACACGGCAGGTTCGAGAGTCGCGAGGGTATTCCTGGTCACATGCAGCAGGGTGGTGTACCGTCGCCCATGGACAGGTGCCGGGCTGTCAGGCTGGCCATACGGTGTATCCAGCACCTGGAGCAGTTTGGCCGCAACGTGCACAACAGGGTCAAGGTGGACCCCATGAGCACAACGGTTATTGGCATCAAGGGCGCGAGCGTGGTCTTTACGCCTGTTAAgcaggttgaggaggaggagacggactGGCCCAACAGACGGCCAAAGGCGGCGTACTGGCTGGGCATGAAGGAGATTGTCGACATTCTGGGTGGCCGTCCCAAGTATGAGCTCCCCGAGTCGGACTTGACTGGTATCAAGGCGAAGGATGTCAAGCGTGGGATTGTGCCGCCTTGAATGGGATGGGACTGAAGAGTCGAAACAGGAAGTCTTTT is drawn from Podospora pseudocomata strain CBS 415.72m chromosome 1 map unlocalized CBS415.72m_1, whole genome shotgun sequence and contains these coding sequences:
- the PFK1 gene encoding 6-phosphofructokinase, alpha subunit (COG:G; EggNog:ENOG503NUSX) is translated as MPLPDTRFLLRPFSIVIYPIWTLLAFFYRHSPLRFLSSTLQPLFGLRNTTDIDPETPEPTSTTNMSAKKKIAIMTSGGDSPGMNGVVRACVRMAIHMGCDAYCIYEGYEGLVRGGDLIRKMNWYDVRGWLSEGGTLIGTARCMAFFERAGRLAAAKNMILHGIDALIICGGDGSLTGADRFRAEWPSLLDELAANGEFTTQELQPFRHLNIVGLVGSIDNDLSGTDATIGCYSALARICYAVDLIEATASSHSRAFVVEVMGRHCGWLALMAGVATGADFIFIPEKPREDNWREEMCSIVEHHRKIGKRKTIVIIAEGALDREGNKITPAMVKDLLADKDGLGLDTRITTLGHVQRGGTAVAYDRMLATLQGVEAVKAVLEATPETKTCVIAITENKIVRKPLMDAVQDTKKVAKAIERQDFEEAMGLRDAEFSEQYKSFMMTTAVQVDKELLLPEKERMRIGFINVGAPAGGMNAAVRAGVAYCLSRGHEPMAIYNGFAGFARHHADNPGAVRPFNWLEVDGWASKGGSEIGTNRELPGESGMETIANLIEQYKFDALFLIGGFEAFHAVSQLRKARDQYPSLCIPMTLLPATISNNVPGTEYSLGSDTCLNELVEYCDKIKQSASATRRRVFVIETQGGRSGYVATLGGLGVGASAVYTPEEGVSLDMLAADVRHLKNVFAHDQGQSRAGRLILINEKASKVYNAKLIADILREESHGRFESREGIPGHMQQGGVPSPMDRCRAVRLAIRCIQHLEQFGRNVHNRVKVDPMSTTVIGIKGASVVFTPVKQVEEEETDWPNRRPKAAYWLGMKEIVDILGGRPKYELPESDLTGIKAKDVKRGIVPP